The proteins below are encoded in one region of Peptoniphilus sp. GNH:
- a CDS encoding transcriptional repressor produces the protein MKKDYEEIVKNILRENGYKFTNQRKDIYKVFVDNVSHHLTTEEVYKIAKKANPEVGIATVYRTILLFEKLGIIYKISFDDGAIRYELKSEKNEHRHHHLICLSCNKVIEVKLDLLDALESSVEKSEKFKIVDHNLKFYGYCSDCQKKKEK, from the coding sequence ATGAAAAAGGATTATGAAGAAATAGTAAAAAACATTTTAAGAGAAAACGGATACAAGTTTACAAATCAAAGAAAAGACATCTACAAGGTTTTTGTAGACAATGTAAGCCATCACCTAACAACAGAGGAAGTTTATAAAATTGCTAAAAAGGCAAATCCTGAAGTGGGAATTGCAACTGTATATAGGACAATTTTGCTTTTTGAAAAATTGGGCATAATATATAAAATCTCTTTTGATGACGGAGCAATAAGATACGAATTAAAGAGCGAAAAGAATGAGCATAGACATCACCATTTGATATGTCTTTCATGCAACAAAGTAATAGAGGTCAAACTGGATCTTTTAGATGCGCTCGAATCATCTGTTGAAAAATCTGAAAAATTTAAAATAGTAGATCATAATCTGAAGTTTTACGGTTACTGCAGCGATTGTCAGAAAAAGAAGGAGAAATAA
- a CDS encoding copper amine oxidase N-terminal domain-containing protein: MKKKKIFIALLAALTLFPSAVRLDKIDAQSNFIIKVNEKKVETGENLGYPYIAKGNRTMVPLRVISENMGFKVDWKNEGQIIKMENKSLGRKLSLQIGNSTATLNDKPLYIDENEKTLAPLLKNNRTYVPLRFIAENMGYKVDYSQAKGTHLINIYMAKPVADKDLSEDELLNLFFSKIYHKGEVAARPGDNDAIVNARISQVIDMPSADKYPGKVSDKWITPDIRIGYQDPFALKNGEAMAPFVFRLMNKDDFKNASDDYQIQFELIDSRYYPYNQNLEIKRGTHKYIGANLKYENEYNGYITGGKLRNMAAGNAKSAFFDLFQGNIANYNALKSKGRNGELLAPPIGDLLRYKMTIKQGEEKHAYEFDARYMFTLMPETLNRITDPTVKAGIEQHFKGNDLFNKYTNTPIGNVKQLY; the protein is encoded by the coding sequence ATGAAAAAGAAAAAAATATTTATAGCACTATTAGCGGCCCTCACGCTGTTTCCATCAGCAGTAAGGCTCGACAAAATAGATGCTCAATCAAACTTTATAATCAAAGTAAACGAGAAAAAAGTCGAGACAGGCGAAAACCTCGGATACCCCTACATTGCAAAGGGTAACAGAACCATGGTACCCCTTAGAGTAATCTCCGAGAACATGGGCTTTAAAGTCGATTGGAAAAACGAAGGCCAAATAATAAAAATGGAAAACAAGAGCCTCGGCAGAAAGCTAAGCCTACAAATAGGAAATAGCACCGCCACTCTAAACGACAAGCCCCTCTATATAGACGAGAACGAGAAGACCCTCGCACCCCTCTTAAAAAACAACAGAACCTACGTTCCCCTAAGATTCATTGCAGAAAACATGGGCTACAAAGTTGACTATAGCCAAGCAAAAGGCACCCACTTAATAAACATCTACATGGCAAAACCCGTAGCAGACAAGGACCTTTCAGAGGATGAGTTATTGAATCTCTTTTTCTCGAAGATCTATCACAAGGGTGAGGTTGCGGCAAGACCCGGCGATAACGATGCTATTGTAAATGCGAGAATCTCTCAAGTCATTGATATGCCAAGTGCGGACAAGTATCCGGGCAAGGTCTCGGATAAGTGGATTACTCCTGATATTAGGATAGGCTACCAAGACCCGTTTGCTTTAAAGAATGGGGAAGCTATGGCTCCTTTTGTATTTAGATTAATGAATAAAGACGATTTTAAAAATGCTTCTGACGATTACCAAATTCAGTTTGAGCTTATCGATAGCAGGTATTATCCTTATAACCAAAACTTAGAAATCAAAAGAGGAACTCATAAGTATATTGGAGCTAATTTAAAATATGAAAATGAATATAATGGTTATATAACAGGTGGAAAATTGAGAAATATGGCCGCTGGAAATGCAAAATCTGCTTTTTTTGACTTGTTCCAAGGTAACATCGCTAATTACAATGCTTTGAAAAGCAAGGGCAGAAATGGTGAACTTTTAGCTCCTCCGATAGGGGATCTTTTGAGATATAAAATGACCATTAAACAAGGTGAAGAAAAACACGCCTATGAGTTTGATGCAAGGTATATGTTTACTTTAATGCCTGAAACTTTAAACAGAATAACCGACCCTACTGTTAAAGCTGGAATAGAACAACATTTTAAAGGTAACGACTTATTCAACAAATACACTAACACTCCGATTGGCAATGTAAAACAATTGTATTAA
- a CDS encoding RnfABCDGE type electron transport complex subunit B, giving the protein MDKLLLPIIILGVIGSIFGVALSIASKVFAVEVDPKVSEVLGSLPGANCGACGFPGCEGLANAIVAGSAPVNSCAIGGAETAAKVAEIMGVNAGNIERNVALVKCQGTCAKAINKYEYHGLEDCRLISDFQQGQKSCGAGCLGGGTCTKVCEFDAIHIVDGIAVVDKEKCVACLKCIKICPKHIIDLVPYKQKTFVKCNTTDSGKDVRVNCGIGCIGCKMCEKVCPKGCIKVEDNLAKIDYSKCINCGFCAAKCPTGAIFVEFPERLDKIRETLKKQEEKKRQAAKEAAAKAAAEKEMATAGSEN; this is encoded by the coding sequence ATGGACAAATTATTATTACCCATTATAATTCTGGGAGTAATAGGATCGATATTTGGGGTTGCTCTGTCAATTGCTTCAAAAGTTTTTGCAGTTGAAGTTGATCCAAAAGTTTCAGAGGTTTTAGGATCACTTCCTGGAGCAAACTGTGGTGCTTGCGGATTTCCAGGTTGTGAAGGACTCGCAAATGCAATAGTTGCAGGAAGCGCACCGGTAAATTCTTGTGCAATAGGCGGTGCAGAAACTGCTGCCAAGGTAGCAGAAATAATGGGCGTCAACGCAGGAAATATAGAAAGAAACGTCGCTCTTGTTAAATGTCAAGGAACATGTGCAAAGGCGATAAATAAATACGAATACCATGGTCTTGAAGATTGCAGACTAATATCTGATTTTCAACAAGGTCAAAAATCTTGTGGAGCAGGTTGTCTTGGTGGCGGAACTTGTACAAAAGTTTGCGAATTTGATGCTATACACATAGTAGATGGCATAGCAGTTGTAGACAAGGAAAAATGTGTGGCATGTTTAAAATGTATAAAAATTTGCCCTAAACACATAATCGATCTTGTTCCTTACAAGCAAAAAACTTTCGTAAAATGTAATACAACCGATTCAGGCAAAGATGTAAGAGTAAATTGTGGCATTGGTTGTATAGGTTGCAAGATGTGCGAAAAAGTATGTCCTAAGGGTTGTATCAAAGTGGAAGATAACTTGGCTAAAATTGATTATAGCAAGTGTATTAATTGCGGATTCTGTGCAGCTAAGTGTCCAACTGGAGCAATCTTTGTAGAGTTCCCAGAAAGACTAGATAAAATTCGTGAAACGCTAAAAAAACAAGAAGAAAAGAAAAGACAAGCAGCTAAAGAAGCCGCAGCAAAAGCAGCAGCCGAAAAAGAAATGGCAACTGCCGGCAGCGAAAACTAA
- the polA gene encoding DNA polymerase I: protein MKKILIIDGSSLFFRAFYALPNLTNSKGFPTNAIYGFVTMLENAIEKIKPSDICVCFDLKGKTFRHEQFKDYKANRQKMPDELSLQFPLVRKILDAMNIRVLESSKFEADDLAGSLSKLSENAGYECVLLTGDKDYFQLISEKTKVLLTRKGITELEVFDEEKLFKEYSLSPTEFIDLKGLMGDQSDNIPGVKGIGEKTGIKLLKEFSSIENIYSNLDKISAKSLKSKLEDGKALAFMSKKLATIIRDVPIDADLKDFEIKPYNLSELVKIYEEYEFYSFLKKLPLNDSPAKTDEISKSVEILDEYETSYLKKILKNKNFAFKLISEGKFYEGVLPSFWGLKTENEPPVFYKFSKESLLKFKEAFEREDIEILGHNLKEDLISLIGFGIDFKNVKYDLQIAEYIIAPEVSNYEIERLTQIYLNKNMKSLKEILGKGKTSKKLEEASDDVKIYLADLLDAIYKIKPEQEKKMDDKSKGLFYDVEMPLIEVLADMEVVGFSVDKSCLEDIGLVLDSNLKKLTQEIFSEAQEEFNINSPKQLGEILFEKLNFPVIKKTKTGYATGAEVLEKLAGQGGIIENILEYRKLSKLKSTYVDGLIKIINKNDSKIHSSFNQTVTATGRISSTEPNLQNIPIRTKEGRLIRKAFLPSENCRLIDADYSQIELRVLASVSDDKDMIEAFKHGEDIHASTAAQVFKVDIKDVDSELRSRAKAVNFGIVYGISDYGLSQNLNIPRQEAKTYIDNYLNHYKGIKAFMENIVKEGKEKGYVRTIFGRKRNIPELNNRNFNIRSFGERIALNTPIQGSAADIIKIAMVKVFQKLKAENLKSKLILQVHDELILDSPIDEIDRAKKILKDVMENAGKLKVDLLVDMEVLDNWYDAK from the coding sequence ATGAAAAAAATATTAATTATAGACGGATCGTCACTTTTCTTTAGGGCCTTTTATGCCCTTCCCAATCTTACAAATTCAAAGGGCTTTCCCACAAATGCCATATATGGTTTTGTGACCATGCTTGAAAATGCCATCGAAAAAATAAAGCCATCTGATATTTGTGTCTGCTTTGATTTGAAGGGCAAGACCTTTCGTCATGAGCAGTTCAAAGACTACAAGGCCAACAGGCAAAAAATGCCTGATGAGCTGTCTCTGCAATTTCCTCTTGTGAGAAAAATTTTGGATGCCATGAATATAAGAGTTCTCGAGTCGTCAAAGTTTGAGGCTGATGATTTGGCAGGAAGCCTTTCTAAGTTGAGCGAAAATGCTGGTTACGAGTGTGTGCTTTTAACAGGTGATAAGGATTACTTCCAACTAATAAGCGAAAAGACTAAGGTCTTGCTTACCAGAAAGGGCATCACTGAGTTAGAAGTTTTTGATGAAGAAAAGCTCTTTAAGGAATATTCTCTAAGTCCTACGGAGTTCATCGACCTAAAAGGTCTCATGGGAGACCAATCCGATAACATACCTGGTGTGAAGGGCATAGGAGAAAAGACTGGCATAAAACTCTTGAAAGAATTTTCTTCTATCGAAAATATTTACTCGAATTTAGATAAAATCTCTGCCAAGTCTTTAAAATCAAAGTTAGAAGACGGCAAGGCTCTGGCCTTTATGTCTAAAAAACTTGCAACAATAATACGAGATGTGCCAATTGATGCAGATCTAAAAGATTTTGAAATCAAGCCCTACAATCTTTCAGAGCTTGTAAAAATCTATGAGGAGTACGAGTTTTACAGTTTTTTAAAGAAATTGCCCCTAAATGATTCCCCTGCTAAAACTGATGAGATTTCCAAGTCTGTAGAAATTTTGGATGAATATGAAACTTCTTATTTGAAAAAGATTTTAAAAAATAAAAATTTCGCCTTTAAGTTGATTTCAGAAGGCAAATTTTACGAGGGCGTCCTGCCTTCTTTTTGGGGACTCAAGACTGAAAATGAGCCTCCAGTATTTTACAAATTCTCCAAAGAATCTCTTTTAAAATTTAAGGAAGCCTTTGAAAGGGAAGATATAGAAATTTTGGGCCATAATCTCAAGGAAGATCTCATAAGTCTTATTGGGTTTGGGATAGATTTTAAAAATGTAAAGTACGACTTGCAAATTGCCGAATATATCATCGCACCCGAGGTTTCGAATTATGAAATCGAAAGGCTTACTCAAATCTATCTAAATAAAAATATGAAAAGCCTAAAAGAAATTTTAGGTAAAGGCAAAACTTCAAAAAAACTAGAAGAAGCATCTGACGATGTCAAAATCTATCTCGCAGACTTATTAGATGCCATATACAAAATCAAGCCTGAACAGGAAAAAAAGATGGACGACAAAAGCAAAGGTCTTTTTTATGATGTGGAGATGCCCCTTATAGAAGTGCTAGCAGATATGGAGGTCGTTGGCTTTTCTGTTGATAAATCTTGCCTCGAAGATATAGGTTTGGTCTTGGATTCAAATTTAAAAAAACTGACTCAAGAAATTTTTTCAGAGGCCCAAGAGGAGTTTAATATCAACTCTCCCAAGCAATTAGGCGAGATTCTTTTTGAAAAACTCAACTTCCCCGTCATCAAAAAAACTAAAACGGGCTATGCAACTGGTGCTGAGGTTTTGGAAAAGTTGGCAGGTCAAGGCGGAATAATAGAAAATATCCTAGAGTATAGAAAGCTTTCAAAACTCAAGTCTACTTATGTAGATGGACTAATCAAAATAATAAATAAAAATGATTCAAAAATTCACTCATCCTTCAACCAAACTGTCACAGCAACTGGTAGGATTTCCTCGACAGAACCCAACTTGCAAAATATTCCAATTAGAACAAAGGAAGGTCGCCTAATAAGAAAAGCCTTTTTGCCATCGGAAAATTGCAGATTAATCGATGCCGACTACTCACAAATAGAATTAAGAGTGCTGGCATCAGTATCCGATGACAAAGATATGATTGAGGCTTTTAAGCATGGAGAAGATATCCACGCTTCAACAGCTGCCCAAGTATTTAAGGTAGATATAAAGGATGTCGACTCTGAACTCAGAAGCAGGGCCAAGGCTGTCAATTTTGGCATTGTATATGGCATTTCAGACTATGGTCTTTCCCAAAACTTAAATATACCAAGACAAGAAGCCAAGACTTATATTGACAATTACCTCAATCACTACAAGGGCATCAAGGCCTTTATGGAAAATATAGTAAAAGAAGGCAAAGAAAAGGGCTATGTCAGAACAATTTTTGGTCGCAAGAGAAATATTCCAGAGCTAAATAACAGAAACTTTAATATAAGGTCTTTTGGCGAACGTATAGCACTTAATACACCAATCCAAGGCTCTGCCGCCGATATAATAAAGATTGCCATGGTTAAAGTTTTTCAAAAGCTCAAGGCTGAAAATTTAAAGAGTAAGTTGATTTTGCAAGTCCATGATGAGCTGATCTTGGATTCCCCGATAGATGAAATAGACAGAGCCAAGAAAATCTTAAAAGATGTGATGGAAAATGCCGGCAAGTTAAAAGTGGATTTGTTAGTAGATATGGAGGTCTTGGATAATTGGTATGATGCAAAATAA
- the lepB gene encoding signal peptidase I produces MKRKRIINIIILSLTILLSIFIKNYVFSFVKVSGTSMYPTIKDGQVLIVNKAYTRLLKRTLRRGEIIVVRPKDTDENLIKRLIGLPGDFIEIKDGELYINGTLQAETYVDKTFNDDKFLCEKTKISLDEYKELHSSIIGRYYKRRLKDDEYFFMGDNRLNSTDSRMIGPVSYDDVLGLVKKK; encoded by the coding sequence TTGAAAAGAAAAAGAATAATAAATATTATAATTTTATCATTGACAATTCTATTATCTATCTTTATCAAAAATTATGTATTTAGCTTTGTAAAAGTATCTGGTACTTCAATGTATCCCACCATCAAAGATGGGCAAGTGCTAATAGTAAATAAGGCTTATACAAGGCTTTTGAAAAGAACTTTAAGAAGAGGAGAGATTATAGTAGTAAGGCCCAAAGATACGGATGAGAATCTTATCAAAAGACTTATTGGTCTGCCGGGCGATTTTATTGAGATTAAAGACGGGGAGCTTTATATAAATGGAACTCTTCAAGCTGAAACCTATGTAGATAAGACCTTCAATGATGACAAGTTTCTTTGCGAAAAAACAAAGATTAGTCTAGATGAGTATAAAGAGCTCCACTCGTCTATAATAGGCAGATATTATAAGAGAAGGCTAAAAGATGATGAGTATTTTTTCATGGGCGACAATAGATTAAACTCTACGGATTCTCGCATGATAGGGCCTGTTTCTTATGACGATGTTTTAGGTCTTGTAAAGAAAAAGTAG
- a CDS encoding DUF1292 domain-containing protein, translating to MEKHLFFDENDQPVEFILKAKFQVDDTSYVAMVPSEDIDGQIYILRQDFDENGNGIFVGIDDDELNDAVEVYEELIKDKMQ from the coding sequence ATGGAAAAACATTTATTTTTTGATGAGAATGATCAACCAGTTGAATTTATTTTAAAGGCCAAGTTTCAAGTAGACGACACTTCTTATGTGGCGATGGTTCCTAGCGAAGATATTGACGGTCAGATATATATTCTAAGACAAGATTTTGATGAAAATGGAAATGGAATTTTTGTCGGAATTGATGACGATGAATTAAATGACGCAGTAGAAGTATATGAAGAATTAATAAAAGACAAGATGCAGTAG
- the ruvX gene encoding Holliday junction resolvase RuvX — protein MMRVLGLDIGDKYIGVAISDELGMFAQPLMRIERTSNKDAYAEIEKLINEYELCDVVVGLPINMNNTLGPQSEKVRKFAEKIKNKFKVNLIYIDERMTSISAQRVLIEGSVRRENRKKYIDKIAASYILQTYLDSK, from the coding sequence ATCATGAGAGTGCTTGGACTGGACATAGGTGACAAATATATAGGAGTTGCCATCTCTGATGAGCTTGGGATGTTTGCTCAACCGCTTATGCGAATAGAAAGGACATCCAATAAGGACGCTTATGCGGAGATTGAGAAATTGATAAATGAATACGAGCTTTGTGACGTAGTTGTTGGACTTCCTATAAATATGAATAACACCTTGGGACCCCAATCCGAAAAAGTCAGGAAATTTGCTGAAAAAATAAAGAATAAGTTTAAAGTGAATCTGATTTATATTGACGAGAGAATGACAAGTATAAGTGCGCAGAGAGTCTTGATAGAAGGCTCTGTAAGAAGAGAAAATAGAAAAAAGTATATTGATAAAATAGCAGCCTCGTACATTCTCCAAACCTATCTAGATTCCAAGTAG
- a CDS encoding O-methyltransferase has translation MGKINLDYIIDYMESLLAAQPACKREMRSYAKTYHIPIVEEVSENFIRLLMRMTKPEKVLELGTAMGYSTINFAKETYVKKVTSIEIREDMASLAMANVKKAGLEEKVEIRVNDAALELDKLTEGFDFIFIDAAKGQYQFYFDKAIRHLNAKGLIVCDNVLFKGMVASDELLVRRKITLVRRLRSFLKNIFEDETLDASLLPLGDGILLIRRKDE, from the coding sequence ATGGGAAAAATAAATTTAGATTATATTATAGATTACATGGAGAGCCTTCTTGCTGCTCAACCAGCTTGCAAGCGTGAGATGAGATCTTATGCCAAGACTTATCACATACCTATCGTGGAAGAGGTCAGCGAAAATTTTATAAGACTACTTATGAGGATGACAAAGCCAGAAAAAGTTTTAGAGTTGGGTACAGCTATGGGTTATTCGACGATAAATTTTGCTAAGGAGACCTATGTAAAAAAAGTCACAAGTATAGAAATAAGGGAAGATATGGCTAGTCTTGCCATGGCAAATGTGAAGAAGGCAGGTCTTGAAGAAAAAGTTGAAATTAGGGTAAATGATGCCGCCTTAGAATTGGATAAGCTGACAGAAGGTTTTGATTTTATATTTATTGATGCGGCAAAGGGGCAGTACCAATTTTATTTTGACAAGGCCATAAGACACTTAAATGCCAAGGGGCTTATAGTCTGTGACAATGTGCTTTTTAAGGGCATGGTTGCAAGCGATGAGCTTCTTGTAAGAAGAAAAATTACCCTTGTCAGACGCTTGAGAAGTTTTTTGAAGAATATTTTTGAAGATGAAACTTTAGATGCAAGCCTCTTGCCTCTTGGCGATGGCATATTACTAATTAGGAGGAAAGATGAATAA
- the coaE gene encoding dephospho-CoA kinase (Dephospho-CoA kinase (CoaE) performs the final step in coenzyme A biosynthesis.): MMQNKTRYIGLTGSIATGKSTVSSYLKKLGYPLVDADVIAKNIYSDKDVYKKTLAIFGRDILDKEGISRDKLARKVFGNKKALDELSKIVHPGILKNLQEEAFSYANADFVFLDIPLLLEMKEKIESVISFYEIWLVYVPREIQIERLIKRDGIDRAYALKKLNSQMSIEDKKRLADIILYNDTSLENLYAQVDYEIKNLKERIEKNR; encoded by the coding sequence ATGATGCAAAATAAAACAAGATATATAGGCTTGACCGGCTCAATTGCAACTGGGAAATCCACAGTTTCTTCATATCTAAAAAAACTCGGCTACCCCCTTGTCGATGCTGATGTAATCGCCAAGAACATCTACTCTGATAAGGATGTATATAAAAAGACCCTAGCCATCTTTGGAAGGGATATCTTGGATAAAGAAGGCATAAGTCGAGATAAGCTTGCTAGAAAAGTCTTTGGAAACAAAAAAGCCTTGGATGAACTTTCAAAAATAGTTCATCCCGGCATCTTGAAAAATTTACAAGAAGAGGCCTTTTCCTACGCAAATGCAGATTTTGTCTTTTTGGATATTCCCCTGCTCTTGGAAATGAAAGAAAAGATAGAAAGCGTGATTTCCTTTTATGAAATTTGGCTTGTCTATGTGCCAAGAGAAATTCAAATCGAAAGGCTTATCAAAAGAGATGGCATCGACAGAGCCTATGCCCTAAAAAAATTAAATTCGCAAATGTCCATTGAGGACAAGAAAAGGCTCGCTGATATTATATTATACAACGATACGAGCTTAGAAAACCTATATGCTCAAGTAGACTACGAAATAAAAAATCTAAAAGAAAGAATTGAAAAAAACCGCTAA
- a CDS encoding ribonuclease J, whose protein sequence is MRSSNNLKIIPLGGMREIGKNMTLVQFKDEIIIVDCGMTFPEEEQLGIDVVIPDFQYLVMNQDKIKGLVLTHGHEDHIGAIPYLLKKLKLPIYGTALTMGLLENKLKEHRLGHVDMKVVKAGDKIKFGKMEVEWISVNHSIPDACALAIKTPLGYVYHSGDFKVDFTPISGDVINLRRISEIGQKGVIAMIGESTNVLRPGYTLSERKVGETFKRLFNVFEGRRLIIATFASNVHRIQQIINASEEHGRKVVLSGRSMVNVMETARKLGYLRVKKDTFVDINNMKRYKPGQLTIITTGSQGEPMSALTRIANGEHRQIQIHPKDVVILSATPIPGNETAVTAVINKLIDNGTEVVYESLSEIHVSGHACQEELKLILELVKPKYFVPAHGEIRHLLKHKEIAEAMGIREKNIFVMNNGEVLEINGRSAKIGSDVPAGSVMVDGLGIGDVGNVVLRDRKHLSEDGLIVAVLTISKKEQKLVCGPDLISRGFVYVRESEDLMEGARKAIEELINKASKKEIANRLYLKGNIKSTLRSYVFKRTKRNPMILPVIMEV, encoded by the coding sequence ATGAGAAGCAGTAACAACTTAAAAATCATTCCTTTGGGGGGCATGAGAGAAATTGGCAAGAATATGACCTTGGTTCAATTCAAGGATGAAATCATAATTGTCGATTGCGGGATGACCTTCCCAGAGGAAGAACAACTTGGTATTGATGTGGTAATACCTGATTTTCAATACCTTGTAATGAATCAAGACAAGATAAAGGGGCTTGTGCTGACACACGGTCATGAGGATCATATCGGTGCAATCCCTTATTTATTGAAGAAATTAAAATTACCTATTTATGGGACAGCCCTCACCATGGGACTTTTGGAAAACAAACTTAAAGAGCATAGGTTGGGCCATGTTGACATGAAGGTGGTAAAAGCTGGAGACAAGATAAAGTTCGGCAAAATGGAAGTCGAATGGATTAGCGTGAACCACTCTATTCCAGATGCTTGCGCTCTTGCAATCAAAACTCCCCTCGGCTATGTCTACCACTCAGGAGATTTCAAGGTGGACTTCACTCCCATTTCGGGAGATGTAATAAATCTAAGAAGGATCTCTGAGATTGGTCAAAAGGGTGTCATCGCCATGATAGGAGAGTCTACCAACGTCCTAAGACCCGGCTATACTCTAAGCGAGAGAAAGGTCGGAGAGACTTTCAAAAGACTTTTTAATGTATTTGAAGGCAGAAGACTTATCATCGCGACTTTTGCCTCTAATGTTCACAGAATCCAACAAATCATAAATGCGTCCGAGGAGCATGGCAGAAAGGTTGTGCTTTCTGGAAGGTCTATGGTAAATGTCATGGAGACGGCAAGAAAGCTTGGTTATCTAAGAGTCAAGAAAGATACTTTTGTAGATATAAATAACATGAAAAGGTACAAGCCGGGTCAGCTCACGATAATCACAACTGGATCTCAAGGCGAGCCGATGAGTGCCCTTACGAGAATTGCAAATGGAGAACACAGGCAAATTCAGATTCATCCTAAGGATGTGGTCATCTTGTCTGCCACTCCGATACCGGGCAATGAAACTGCAGTTACCGCAGTTATAAATAAGCTGATTGACAATGGCACAGAGGTTGTATATGAGTCCTTATCAGAAATTCACGTTTCAGGCCATGCTTGTCAGGAAGAATTAAAGCTCATATTGGAACTTGTAAAGCCCAAGTATTTTGTGCCTGCCCATGGCGAAATAAGGCATCTCTTAAAACACAAGGAGATTGCTGAAGCGATGGGAATCAGAGAAAAGAATATATTTGTAATGAACAATGGAGAAGTTTTAGAGATAAATGGCAGAAGTGCCAAGATAGGTTCGGATGTTCCTGCAGGAAGTGTCATGGTAGACGGGCTTGGCATCGGAGATGTGGGAAATGTTGTATTAAGAGATAGAAAACACCTCTCAGAAGACGGACTTATAGTTGCTGTTTTGACTATATCTAAAAAAGAGCAAAAGCTTGTTTGTGGACCAGATTTAATCTCCAGAGGTTTTGTATATGTGAGAGAATCTGAAGACTTGATGGAAGGCGCCAGAAAGGCAATAGAAGAGCTAATAAACAAGGCAAGCAAGAAAGAAATAGCAAACAGATTATATCTAAAGGGAAACATCAAATCGACCTTGAGATCTTATGTATTTAAGAGGACTAAGAGAAACCCGATGATTCTACCAGTAATAATGGAAGTATAG
- a CDS encoding U32 family peptidase encodes MNKIELLAPAGDLNKLKTALMYGADAVYLGGEAFGLRKASKNFSLADIEEGVKLAHKLGKKVHVTLNIIPHNKDTHGVDDYIKALYNIGVDALIVADPGMFSRVRAAEKNIDIHISTQASITNTDAVKFWAAQGAKRVVMAREVSLEEIKEIVEETKDLIEVETFAHGAMCMSYSGRCLLSNYMVGRDANLGDCAQPCRYKYHLVEEKRPGEYFPIEEHEEGTFIMNSKDLCMIEHVDDLIRAGISSLKIEGRVKSDYYLATTIRSYRMAIDAFYEDPKGYKFDPYYLDEIKKVSHRDFTTGFYYNKDIRDAQIYETSSYIRGYEYIARVEAYDPETKMASLSLRNRTFPGEEVEVFGPGIKHFTQKIEEMYDENDNKIDMANKAEQIFKIEMKQPVKEGYMLRREK; translated from the coding sequence ATGAATAAAATAGAGCTTTTGGCACCGGCAGGTGATTTGAATAAATTAAAGACAGCGCTCATGTATGGTGCTGATGCGGTCTATCTGGGAGGAGAGGCCTTTGGGCTTAGAAAGGCATCAAAAAACTTTAGCCTTGCTGATATTGAAGAAGGGGTCAAGCTGGCCCACAAGCTTGGCAAAAAGGTCCATGTGACTTTAAATATAATTCCCCACAACAAGGATACCCATGGAGTCGATGACTATATTAAAGCTCTTTACAATATAGGAGTGGATGCCCTTATAGTGGCTGATCCGGGTATGTTTTCTAGGGTAAGGGCAGCAGAAAAAAACATTGACATTCACATATCGACCCAAGCATCTATAACCAATACTGATGCTGTGAAATTTTGGGCAGCTCAAGGAGCAAAAAGGGTTGTTATGGCGAGGGAAGTCTCACTCGAAGAAATAAAGGAAATTGTTGAAGAAACCAAAGACTTGATAGAGGTTGAAACATTTGCTCATGGGGCTATGTGTATGTCTTATTCGGGTAGGTGTTTGTTATCTAACTATATGGTTGGTAGAGATGCCAATCTCGGAGACTGCGCTCAGCCTTGCAGATACAAGTATCATTTGGTCGAAGAAAAAAGACCGGGGGAATATTTCCCCATAGAAGAGCATGAAGAAGGAACTTTTATCATGAATTCCAAGGACCTCTGCATGATAGAACATGTGGATGACCTCATAAGGGCTGGCATTTCTTCTTTGAAGATTGAGGGCAGAGTCAAGTCGGATTATTATCTTGCGACTACTATAAGATCGTATAGAATGGCGATTGATGCCTTTTATGAAGACCCGAAAGGATATAAATTCGACCCATATTATTTGGATGAGATTAAAAAAGTTTCTCATAGAGACTTTACAACTGGTTTTTATTATAATAAGGATATAAGAGATGCCCAGATATATGAAACATCCTCATATATAAGAGGATATGAGTATATAGCGAGAGTCGAGGCTTATGATCCGGAAACTAAAATGGCAAGCCTATCTCTTAGGAATAGGACTTTCCCAGGGGAAGAAGTCGAAGTTTTTGGCCCGGGCATAAAACATTTCACACAAAAAATAGAAGAAATGTATGA